The following DNA comes from Rhodopseudomonas boonkerdii.
AAGCCGGCGGTGCAATAGCCGCACTGGAATGCGAAATGCGCGATGAAGGCCTTCTGCAGCGGCGACAACTCGCCGTTCTTCGCGTGGCCTTCCACCGTGCGAATGGTCTTGCCGTGAAAGCTGGCAGCCGGCACAACGCAGGTCGGGCTGGTGTGGCTGCTGCCATCGGGCTCATCGACGATGACGGCGCAGCTCAGGCACTGCGCAGCGCCGCAGCCGAATTTGGTGCCGGTCATCCCGAGATATTCGCGCAGGAAGTCGTTCATGGAGAGGTCGTCGCGCACTTCGGTGGGCGCTTGAACCTGTCCGTTGATGGTGATGCCCAGTGTCGTCACGCGAGCGCTCCCTTGAGCATGGCCTGTGTCACCGGCAGCGCATCGAAGCGTTTGCCCGTGGCGTCATGAATGGCGTTGAGCAAAGCCGGCACGATGGGGATCATCACCACTTCGGCCATGCCCTTCGGCGGTTCGTCCGGCGTGAGCGGCGGCAGCATCTCGATCTCCATATCGCGCAGCGGC
Coding sequences within:
- a CDS encoding (2Fe-2S)-binding protein, encoding MTTLGITINGQVQAPTEVRDDLSMNDFLREYLGMTGTKFGCGAAQCLSCAVIVDEPDGSSHTSPTCVVPAASFHGKTIRTVEGHAKNGELSPLQKAFIAHFAFQCGYCTAGFLNEGQVFLERLEKTPVPRAGLEALIAEALDGHLCRCTGYVKYHEAVRDVILAEPKRYIRQEARG